A single Vigna radiata var. radiata cultivar VC1973A chromosome 8, Vradiata_ver6, whole genome shotgun sequence DNA region contains:
- the LOC106770448 gene encoding uncharacterized protein LOC106770448 — protein MDSKAIFLMYQCVSQKIFNKISNVGTTKEIWSILVKTYGDGDRNAKVKLQALRQFETLIMEESETVAEYFDKVHELVNKMRACGDKMTDEYIVDKILRTLTPRFDYVVVAIEETQRKEDIDSEELLHSLEAHELHLNERRQCQEQTLQCQKLGHYAKECWKGEGAKNKPKKRANLAQEEESNLEAVIFMAYDDEKQPESIVWYLDSNCSTHMTGRKDWFVRMQGVEHGKIIFADNSSLEAEGSGRVVLRGEDGREVVIEEVLYVPGLKTNLLSPGHLL, from the exons ATGGATAGTAAGGCCATATTCTTGATGTATCAATGTGTTAGTCAGAAGATTTTCAACAAAATCTCAAATGTTGGTACTACAAAGGAGATTTGGAGCATTCTTGTGAAGACCTATGGTGATGGAGACAGAAATGCAAAGGTGAAACTACAGGCATTGAGGCAGTTTGAAACTCTGATCATGGAGGAGAGTGAAACCGTGGCTGAGTACTTTGACAAGGTACATGAATTAGTGAATAAAATGAGGGCTTGTGGTGATAAGATGACAGATGAGTATATTGTAGACAAAATTCTAAGGACTCTAACCCCAAGATTTGACTATGTGGTGGTTGCCATTGAAGAAACTCAAAGGAAGGAGGATATTGATAGTGAGGAACTGCTGCACTCATTAGAAGCCCATGAGTTACACCTCAATGAGCGCAGACAGTGTCAGGAGCAGACCCTGCAG TGCCAGAAACTGGGTCATTATGCCAAAGAGTGTTGGAAAGGTGAAGGGGCTAAGAATAAACCTAAGAAAAGGGCTAATTTGGCCCAAGAAGAAGAATCAAATTTAGAGGCAGTAATTTTTATGGCCTATGATGATGAGAAACAACCAGAAAGCATTGTTTGGTACCTTGACTCTAATTGTTCCACTCACATGACCGGGAGAAAAGATTGGTTTGTGAGAATGCAGGGAGTAGAACATGGGAAGATCATATTTGCTGATAATAGCAGTTTGGAGGCAGAGGGTTCTGGCAGAGTAGTGTTGAGAGGAGAAGATGGCAGAGAAGTGGTCATTGAAGAGGTACTGTATGTACCTGGGTTGAAGACTAATTTACTTAGTCCTGGACATTTGCTTTAG